Proteins encoded by one window of Candidatus Nitrosocosmicus hydrocola:
- a CDS encoding Tat pathway signal protein, with translation MVTMLPPKVKLMLALREHRMHHVLWHIVRDNWEAEDDDGEPVFSDAEKQSIKDIGWEPPRPSLDKDGFRKENNKSGEDFLFMHRQMILHVNTLLSEIGDTSYPKVVGWTRVPPLNDPEYPVPPVWNSAQDSIKTCKTDDYYSNIMVLRENDFTNPEYLSGLTLGQLGSQLEYRIHNGMHLRWASDPGEERPLVYPSDADTIDTKWDNPSYDYLADPYSSHVNHIFWKLHGWIDDRITDWMRARNITGEVPWSVEWDMNIMPQHGLIHEPHLMAKMDDGTNNIINRMEEVAKIVNKPNLITPFSVIDDGII, from the coding sequence ATGGTAACTATGCTACCTCCAAAGGTCAAACTGATGCTGGCTTTAAGAGAACACCGAATGCATCATGTATTATGGCATATTGTAAGAGATAACTGGGAAGCAGAAGATGATGATGGAGAACCAGTGTTTAGCGACGCTGAAAAACAAAGCATAAAGGATATTGGATGGGAGCCTCCGAGGCCTTCACTCGACAAGGATGGTTTTCGCAAAGAGAATAACAAATCTGGTGAAGATTTTCTATTTATGCATAGACAAATGATTTTACATGTAAACACATTGCTTTCAGAAATCGGAGATACATCTTACCCTAAAGTAGTGGGTTGGACACGTGTTCCCCCACTAAATGATCCAGAGTATCCTGTTCCTCCCGTGTGGAATTCCGCACAAGATTCCATTAAGACTTGTAAAACCGACGACTACTACAGCAATATAATGGTACTACGGGAAAATGACTTTACAAACCCAGAGTATCTTTCAGGGTTGACCCTCGGACAATTGGGGTCTCAATTGGAGTACAGAATCCATAACGGGATGCATCTGAGATGGGCTTCTGATCCAGGTGAAGAGAGGCCACTTGTTTATCCATCAGACGCTGATACTATTGACACTAAATGGGATAACCCATCCTATGACTATTTGGCTGATCCATATTCAAGTCATGTAAATCATATCTTCTGGAAGTTGCATGGCTGGATTGATGATAGAATAACTGATTGGATGAGGGCACGTAATATAACAGGAGAGGTCCCATGGAGCGTAGAGTGGGATATGAATATCATGCCGCAGCATGGCTTAATTCATGAACCACATTTAATGGCAAAAATGGATGACGGGACAAATAATATAATCAATAGAATGGAAGAGGTAGCAAAGATAGTAAATAAACCCAATCTTATAACTCCATTTTCAGTAATAGATGATGGTATCATATGA
- a CDS encoding pyridoxamine 5'-phosphate oxidase family protein, whose protein sequence is MKILDASEPEFGGPMTEDEVRDFLVNSNKNVHISTLDQRGEPNIHPTWYYFDNNNSKIYIESGRESKKTQNLRRNSIIYYCIDDDRIPYKGVRGKGTVRISDDVDYNLPIIEKIVVKYLGSTTHPMSQTIISSIRRGDAILLEVTPKFYATWDHSKLKR, encoded by the coding sequence GTGAAGATCCTCGATGCAAGTGAACCAGAATTTGGTGGTCCAATGACAGAAGATGAAGTTCGAGATTTCTTGGTCAACAGCAACAAGAATGTTCACATTTCAACTTTAGACCAAAGGGGAGAACCCAACATACATCCTACGTGGTATTATTTTGACAACAATAATAGTAAAATTTACATAGAAAGTGGAAGAGAATCTAAGAAAACTCAAAACCTAAGAAGGAACAGCATCATATACTATTGTATAGACGATGACAGAATACCCTACAAAGGAGTTCGTGGTAAAGGCACAGTAAGAATATCTGATGATGTTGACTATAACCTGCCCATAATTGAAAAAATTGTAGTCAAATATCTTGGAAGTACTACACATCCAATGTCACAGACTATCATAAGTAGCATCAGAAGAGGAGATGCCATCTTGTTAGAGGTAACACCAAAGTTTTATGCCACGTGGGACCACAGCAAATTAAAAAGGTAG
- a CDS encoding nuclear transport factor 2 family protein, producing the protein MQKEEDSTKSAKEIVREFIDALERKDFKTVRSHVSDNISVLAPGPVELTRFNQAEPYVKYLEHANLPRFEIKKEFEDNNDVCLLYEMNYREPPVTIFVSAWFQVNDDRKIGSIRFVADIRSLLEHKK; encoded by the coding sequence ATGCAAAAAGAGGAGGATTCTACAAAAAGCGCCAAGGAAATAGTGAGAGAATTCATAGATGCTCTGGAGCGAAAAGACTTTAAAACTGTTAGAAGCCACGTAAGCGACAACATATCGGTCCTGGCCCCAGGACCTGTTGAACTAACAAGATTTAACCAAGCTGAACCATATGTGAAATATCTAGAACATGCGAACCTACCACGATTTGAAATCAAAAAGGAGTTTGAAGATAACAACGATGTTTGCCTACTTTACGAAATGAATTATCGCGAGCCACCCGTGACGATCTTTGTAAGTGCATGGTTTCAGGTGAATGATGATAGAAAAATAGGTTCAATAAGATTCGTTGCAGATATAAGATCTTTATTAGAACATAAAAAGTAG